A stretch of the Sulfuritortus calidifontis genome encodes the following:
- the tadA gene encoding tRNA adenosine(34) deaminase TadA, with the protein MSATDDIRFMREALAQAQIAWQAGEVPVGAVVVKDGEIVGRGYNCPISTTDPTAHAEVRALRDAAGRLDNYRLSHCTLYVTLEPCMMCTGAMFHARVARIVYGANDPKTGVAGSVLNLYEEPRLNHHAEIVGGVLAEECGALLSTFFAERRQAQSKGKPLADQD; encoded by the coding sequence ATGAGTGCAACAGACGACATCCGATTCATGCGCGAGGCCCTGGCCCAGGCCCAGATCGCCTGGCAGGCGGGCGAAGTGCCGGTCGGCGCGGTGGTGGTCAAGGACGGCGAAATCGTCGGCCGCGGCTACAACTGTCCGATCTCCACCACCGATCCCACCGCCCATGCCGAGGTGCGCGCGCTGCGCGACGCCGCGGGGCGCCTGGACAATTACCGCTTGTCGCACTGCACCCTCTACGTCACCCTGGAGCCGTGCATGATGTGCACCGGCGCCATGTTCCACGCCCGGGTTGCGCGCATCGTCTACGGCGCCAATGATCCCAAGACCGGGGTGGCCGGCAGCGTGCTCAATCTGTATGAGGAGCCGCGCCTCAATCACCATGCCGAGATCGTCGGCGGCGTGCTGGCGGAGGAGTGCGGTGCCTTGCTCAGCACCTTCTTCGCCGAACGGCGCCAGGCCCAATCGAAGGGAAAACCTCTTGCAGATCAGGATTAA
- a CDS encoding L,D-transpeptidase has translation MQIRINLARQELDLMDDAGALIRRYPVSTAAKGAGEASGSYCTPRGRHVVRAKIGGDQPINSVFVGRRPTGEIYTPELGQTAPERDWILSRILWLSGKEPGFNRLGPCDTMRRYIYIHGTPDEAFEQAPRSHGCIRMRNADLLELFDRVPVYTPVEIVEA, from the coding sequence TTGCAGATCAGGATTAACCTCGCGCGCCAAGAGCTTGATCTCATGGACGATGCCGGCGCGCTGATCCGGCGCTATCCGGTCTCCACCGCGGCCAAGGGGGCGGGCGAGGCGAGCGGCAGTTATTGCACGCCGCGCGGCCGTCATGTCGTGCGGGCCAAGATCGGCGGCGACCAGCCGATCAATAGCGTCTTCGTCGGCCGGCGGCCGACCGGGGAGATCTACACGCCGGAGCTTGGCCAGACTGCACCCGAGCGCGACTGGATACTCTCGCGCATCCTCTGGCTGTCGGGCAAGGAGCCGGGCTTCAACCGCCTCGGGCCATGCGACACCATGCGCCGTTATATCTACATCCACGGCACGCCGGACGAGGCCTTCGAACAAGCGCCGCGCTCGCATGGCTGCATCCGCATGCGCAACGCCGACTTGCTTGAGTTGTTCGACCGGGTGCCGGTCTATACGCCGGTGGAGATCGTCGAGGCCTGA
- a CDS encoding Smr/MutS family protein, which translates to MANAIPLGPHGRFLHPFDPPPALPLSRLRDQREVMLESLTDPSEWDESTENGEELVYVRSGISRQVLRRLRNGAWRAQAELDLHGLTRAEAKIELVEFLHECFRRGARCVRIIHGKGLGSPNREPVLKQAVRHWLAQREEVLAYVQARPADGGGGAVVVLLKSRP; encoded by the coding sequence GTGGCGAATGCCATCCCGCTTGGCCCCCACGGCCGCTTTCTCCACCCTTTCGATCCCCCGCCTGCCCTGCCCTTGAGCCGCCTGCGCGACCAGCGCGAGGTGATGCTCGAATCGCTGACCGACCCTAGTGAGTGGGACGAGTCGACTGAGAATGGCGAGGAACTGGTTTATGTCCGATCCGGTATATCACGCCAGGTCCTGCGCCGTTTGCGCAATGGTGCGTGGCGGGCCCAGGCCGAACTCGACCTGCATGGCCTGACCCGGGCCGAGGCGAAGATCGAACTGGTCGAATTCCTGCACGAGTGCTTTCGCCGTGGCGCCCGCTGCGTGCGCATCATTCACGGCAAGGGCCTGGGCTCGCCCAACCGCGAGCCGGTATTGAAGCAGGCGGTGCGCCACTGGCTGGCCCAGCGCGAGGAGGTGCTGGCCTATGTCCAGGCCCGGCCGGCCGATGGCGGCGGCGGCGCGGTGGTGGTATTGCTGAAGAGCCGGCCGTAG
- the trxB gene encoding thioredoxin-disulfide reductase translates to MSTKHAQLLILGSGPAGYTAAIYAARANLKPVVVTGLQQGGQLMTTTEVDNWPADVNGVQGPELMQRFQAHAERFNTEIVFDHIHTAKLTEKPFTLIGDSGTYTCDALIIATGASAMYLGLESEQAYMGRGVSGCATCDGFFYKNQEVAVIGGGNTAVEEAIYLANIASKVTLVHRRDVFKAEKIMVEHLMEKVKEGKIALELNSVLDEVLGDKNGVTGMRLKNVQTNATKEIALAGIFIAIGHKPNTDLFTGQLEMDHGYIVTQGGRLGFATQTSIPGVFAAGDVQDMIYKQAITSAASGCQAALDAERFLEGKA, encoded by the coding sequence ATGTCCACCAAGCACGCACAGCTCTTGATCCTGGGCTCCGGCCCCGCCGGCTACACCGCCGCCATCTACGCCGCCCGCGCCAACCTGAAACCGGTCGTGGTGACCGGTCTGCAGCAAGGCGGCCAGCTGATGACCACCACCGAGGTCGACAACTGGCCGGCCGACGTCAACGGCGTCCAGGGCCCCGAGTTGATGCAGCGCTTCCAGGCCCATGCCGAGCGGTTCAACACCGAGATCGTCTTCGACCACATTCACACCGCCAAGCTGACCGAAAAGCCGTTCACCCTGATCGGCGACTCGGGCACCTATACCTGCGATGCCCTGATCATCGCCACCGGCGCCTCGGCCATGTACCTGGGCCTGGAATCGGAGCAGGCCTACATGGGCCGCGGCGTCTCCGGCTGCGCCACCTGCGACGGCTTCTTCTACAAGAACCAGGAGGTGGCGGTGATCGGTGGCGGCAACACCGCAGTCGAAGAGGCGATCTATCTCGCCAACATCGCGAGCAAGGTCACCCTCGTCCACCGCCGCGACGTCTTCAAGGCCGAAAAGATCATGGTCGAACACCTGATGGAAAAGGTGAAGGAGGGCAAGATTGCCCTTGAATTGAATAGTGTTTTGGATGAGGTTCTGGGCGATAAGAACGGCGTCACCGGCATGCGCCTGAAGAACGTGCAGACCAACGCGACCAAGGAGATCGCCCTCGCCGGCATCTTCATCGCCATCGGCCACAAGCCGAACACCGACTTGTTCACTGGCCAGCTGGAAATGGACCACGGCTACATCGTGACCCAGGGCGGCCGCTTGGGTTTTGCCACCCAGACCAGCATCCCCGGCGTGTTCGCCGCCGGCGACGTGCAGGACATGATCTACAAGCAGGCCATCACCAGTGCCGCCTCCGGCTGCCAGGCTGCCCTGGATGCCGAGCGCTTCCTCGAAGGCAAGGCCTGA
- a CDS encoding DNA translocase FtsK, protein MLAKPNKRFAVAKKPARKPLTPKVARVLREAWWLVAVAVALYLTLILASYSLEDPGWSRATDHVDLDNAGGAFGAWFSDLLLYLFGISTWWWVGLALYLIWWGYRRIGEVESEHHHGLWLVLAGFGLTLLSSSAIEALRFYKLAADLPLAPGGALGGGIAGLVAGGFGFEGGTLLLLVTWGVGFSLFTGISWINVAEGLGRLLETAYFGAIDYWQARRDRKAGLSATIERETVVEQERKKLKAKPPIRIEPPALEIPQSDRSDQERQAFLFRDIPDAQLPPLHLLDEPAKAAVTVDEASLEATSRLIERKLSEFGVEVKVLAAYPGPVITRYEIEPASGVKGSQIVNLAKDLARSLAVVSIRVVETIPGKNCMALELPNNQRQIVRLSEILGAKVYHDMHSPLTIGLGKDISGNPVVADLAKMPHVLVAGTTGSGKSVAINAMILSLVYKATPEQVRLILVDPKMLEMSAYEGIPHLLAPVVTDMKLASVALNWCVHEMDKRYKLMSALGVRNIGSFNNKVQEAEKAGKPLTNPFSITPEAPERLTTLPYIVVVIDELADLMMVTGKKVEELIARLAQKARAAGIHLILATQRPSVDVITGLIKANIPTRIAFQVSSRIDSRTILDQQGAEALLGQGDMLYLPPGHGVPSRVHGAYVSDEEVHRVTAFLREIGPPQYDESVLEEPDTGEAEGGGEGGDAEADPLYDEAVALVLKTRRPSISAVQRHLRIGYNRAARLIEAMEKAGLVSPMQSNGNREVIAPNRSE, encoded by the coding sequence ATGCTCGCCAAACCCAACAAACGCTTCGCGGTCGCCAAAAAACCGGCCAGAAAGCCGCTGACCCCGAAGGTCGCCCGCGTCCTGCGCGAGGCCTGGTGGCTGGTGGCGGTGGCCGTCGCGCTTTACCTCACCCTGATCCTGGCCAGTTACAGCCTGGAAGACCCCGGCTGGTCGCGGGCCACCGACCACGTCGACCTCGACAACGCCGGCGGTGCCTTCGGCGCCTGGTTCTCCGATCTCCTGCTCTACCTGTTCGGCATCTCCACCTGGTGGTGGGTCGGCCTGGCGCTCTATTTGATCTGGTGGGGCTATCGACGCATCGGCGAGGTCGAGTCCGAGCACCATCACGGCCTCTGGCTGGTCCTGGCCGGCTTCGGCCTGACCTTGCTCTCCAGCAGCGCCATCGAGGCCCTGCGTTTCTACAAACTTGCGGCCGACTTGCCCCTGGCGCCGGGCGGTGCCCTGGGCGGCGGCATCGCCGGCCTGGTTGCCGGCGGCTTCGGCTTCGAAGGCGGCACCTTGCTGCTCTTGGTCACCTGGGGCGTCGGCTTCAGCCTGTTCACCGGCATTTCCTGGATCAACGTCGCCGAAGGTCTGGGCCGCCTGCTGGAGACGGCCTATTTCGGCGCCATTGACTACTGGCAGGCTCGGCGCGACCGCAAGGCCGGCCTGTCCGCCACCATCGAGCGCGAGACCGTGGTCGAACAGGAGCGCAAGAAACTCAAGGCCAAACCGCCGATCCGGATCGAGCCGCCGGCCCTGGAGATTCCCCAGTCCGACCGTTCCGATCAGGAGCGCCAGGCCTTCCTGTTCCGCGACATCCCGGACGCCCAGCTGCCGCCGCTGCACCTCTTGGACGAGCCGGCCAAGGCGGCGGTCACCGTGGATGAGGCCTCGCTCGAGGCCACCTCGCGCCTGATCGAGCGCAAGCTGTCCGAATTCGGGGTCGAGGTGAAGGTGCTGGCCGCTTATCCCGGCCCGGTCATCACCCGCTACGAGATCGAGCCCGCCTCCGGCGTCAAGGGCAGCCAGATCGTCAACCTGGCCAAGGACTTGGCCCGCTCGCTGGCGGTGGTCAGCATCCGCGTGGTCGAGACCATTCCGGGCAAGAACTGCATGGCGCTGGAGCTGCCCAACAATCAGCGCCAGATCGTGCGCCTATCCGAGATCCTGGGCGCCAAGGTCTATCACGACATGCACTCGCCGCTGACCATCGGCCTGGGCAAGGACATCAGCGGCAACCCGGTGGTGGCCGACCTGGCCAAGATGCCGCACGTGCTGGTGGCCGGCACCACCGGCTCGGGCAAGTCGGTGGCGATCAACGCCATGATCCTGTCCCTGGTCTACAAGGCGACGCCGGAGCAGGTGCGGCTGATCCTGGTCGACCCCAAGATGCTGGAGATGTCGGCCTACGAGGGCATTCCCCACCTGCTGGCGCCGGTGGTCACCGACATGAAGCTCGCCTCGGTCGCGCTCAATTGGTGCGTGCACGAGATGGACAAGCGCTACAAGCTGATGTCGGCCCTGGGCGTACGCAACATCGGCAGCTTCAACAACAAGGTGCAGGAGGCGGAGAAGGCCGGCAAGCCGCTGACCAACCCCTTCTCCATCACCCCGGAAGCCCCCGAGCGCCTGACCACCCTGCCCTACATCGTCGTGGTCATCGACGAGCTGGCCGACCTGATGATGGTGACCGGCAAAAAGGTGGAGGAGCTGATCGCGCGCCTGGCGCAAAAGGCCCGCGCCGCCGGCATCCACCTGATACTGGCCACCCAGCGGCCCTCGGTCGACGTCATCACCGGCCTGATCAAGGCCAACATCCCCACCCGCATCGCCTTCCAGGTGAGTAGCCGCATCGACTCGCGCACCATCCTCGACCAGCAGGGCGCCGAAGCGCTGCTCGGCCAGGGCGACATGCTCTACCTGCCGCCCGGCCACGGCGTGCCCAGCCGGGTGCACGGCGCCTATGTCTCGGACGAGGAAGTGCACCGCGTCACCGCCTTCCTGCGCGAGATCGGCCCGCCGCAATACGACGAGTCGGTGCTGGAGGAGCCGGATACCGGCGAGGCCGAAGGCGGCGGCGAAGGCGGCGATGCCGAGGCCGACCCGCTCTACGACGAGGCCGTGGCCCTGGTGCTCAAGACCCGCCGCCCCTCGATCTCCGCCGTGCAGCGTCATCTGCGCATCGGCTACAACCGCGCCGCCCGCCTGATCGAGGCCATGGAAAAGGCCGGCCTGGTCTCGCCCATGCAGAGCAATGGCAACCGCGAAGTCATCGCGCCCAATCGAAGTGAGTGA
- the lolA gene encoding outer membrane lipoprotein chaperone LolA, whose translation MRNLFLGLALALLALPVQAENRLQAFIGQTQALSAQFSQVVYDRKGRKTQEAGGHFQLQRPDRFRWTYQTPYEQLIVGDGKQVWIYDKDLAQVSVRPFDRAVGESPAALLAGDNEIEKFFQLKEAGSQDGLDWVEATPKSQEGSFERVRIGFKGGELQLMELKDRFGQTTLLRFSKLQRNPALAAELFRFTPPRGVDVIGND comes from the coding sequence ATGCGAAACCTGTTTCTCGGCCTGGCCCTCGCCCTGCTCGCCCTGCCCGTTCAGGCGGAAAACCGCCTGCAGGCCTTCATCGGCCAGACCCAGGCCCTGAGTGCCCAGTTCAGCCAGGTGGTCTACGACCGCAAGGGCCGCAAGACCCAGGAGGCCGGCGGCCACTTCCAACTGCAACGGCCGGACCGCTTCCGCTGGACCTATCAGACGCCCTACGAACAGCTGATCGTGGGCGACGGCAAGCAGGTCTGGATCTACGACAAGGACCTGGCCCAGGTCAGCGTGCGCCCCTTCGACCGTGCCGTGGGCGAAAGCCCGGCCGCCCTGCTCGCCGGCGACAACGAGATCGAAAAATTCTTCCAGCTCAAAGAGGCCGGCAGCCAGGACGGCCTGGACTGGGTCGAGGCCACGCCCAAGAGTCAGGAAGGCAGCTTCGAGCGGGTGCGCATCGGCTTCAAGGGCGGCGAATTGCAACTGATGGAACTCAAGGACCGCTTCGGCCAGACCACCCTGCTGCGCTTTTCCAAACTTCAGCGCAACCCTGCCCTCGCGGCCGAGCTGTTCCGCTTCACCCCGCCGAGGGGCGTCGACGTCATCGGCAACGACTGA